A portion of the Maylandia zebra isolate NMK-2024a linkage group LG9, Mzebra_GT3a, whole genome shotgun sequence genome contains these proteins:
- the LOC101481746 gene encoding adhesion G-protein coupled receptor G2, with amino-acid sequence MDSNPEALSKSANRLIHLVDDLGVKLAVTGGDGILSTSSLVVAVKTVNGSNFTTILFDVFNTDYVQFSGPKRTMKSSEPALASVYLPASLTSGISPEEQKQANSVQFTFYAKNSFFKDASLDNKTLVSAVLGSSVANLSISNLSENIKFTIRNRNPVHENYTAKCAFWDFTLNSGGGGWSSVGCFVVNSTPEYTICSCSHLTSFAVLLDLSRQELPDQKNTQILTFITYIGCGISAIFLAITLLTYLSFPKLLRDIPAKILVQLCLSLLFLNLVFLLDSWLASHNNTGLCICTAFFLHYFLLTSFTWAGLEALHMYLSIVRVFTPYLSQYMLKFTLTGWGIPLVIVIIVISVDKNNYGLINYGKHTNDTSDNFCWLSNNIAFYVGVVAYFLLIFILCLLAFIVVMGQLSRIKKQNPHNQSPKRSVMTDLRSVTGLVIILGLTWGFALFAWGPLYLPFVYLFSIFNSLQGFFVFVFHCAIKENVRRQWRTYLCCGKLRLAENSDWSRTFTQNKKNISRSSAITLDPKFTSRSSSVVSYGTNSSGSVFADSGISDSSNNDVVLNEIHRGNPKQGKTTK; translated from the exons ATGGACAGTAACCCTGAGGCACTCTCTAAATCTGCAAACAG GCTGATTCACTTGGTGGATGATCTGGGTGTTAAACTGGCTGTCACTGGTGGCGATGGAATTCTgtcaaccagttccttagttgTTGCTGTGAAAACAGTGAATGGGAGCAACTTCACAACAAtcctttttgatgtttttaacaCTGATTATGTCCAG TTCAGTGGCCCAAAAAGGACCATGAAAAGCTCAGAGCCTGCTTTGGCGTCTGTATACTTGCCTGCCTCCCTCACATCTGGTATCAGCCCTGAAGAGCAGAAGCAGGCCAACAGCGTCCAGTTTACTTTCTATGCAAAAAATTCATTCTTTAAG GATGCATCATTAGATAACAAAACTCTTGTCAGCGCAGTTCTAGGCTCAAGTGTGGCTAATCTGTCAATTAGCAACCTGAGTGAAAACATTAAGTTCACCATCCGAAACAGAAACCCGGTTCAT GAAAACTACACAGCCAAATGTGCATTTTGGGATTTCACACTGAATA GTGGTGGAGGAGGCTGGAGCTCTGTTGGCTGCTTTGTGGTCAACAGCACCCCTGAATATAcaatctgcagctgcagccatcTTACATCCTTTGCAGTACTGCTG GATTTGTCCAGACAGGAACTTCCTGACCAGAAGAACACACAAATTCTTACTTTCATCACCTACATTGGCTGTGGAATCTCTGCTATTTTTCTTGCTATCACATTGCTGACGTATCTTTCTTTTCC AAAATTGCTAAGGGATATACCAGCCAAGATCTTGGTCCAACTCTGTTTATCTCTGCTCTTCCTGAACTTGGTGTTCCTGCTGGACAGCTGGCTGGCGAGCCACAACAATACAGGCCTCTGTATTTGTACTGCCTTCTTCCTGCACTACTTCCTGCTGACATCATTTACATGGGCGGGGCTTGAGGCCCTGCATATGTATCTCAGCATTGTGCGAGTTTTTACACCCTACCTGAGCCAGTACATGCTGAAGTTCACTTTGACGGGTTGGG GTATTCCTCTTGTCATTGTAATTATTGTGATATCCGTGGACAAAAACAACTATGGTTTGATTAAttatggaaaacacacaaatgacacTTCAGATAACTT cTGCTGGCTGAGTAATAACATAGCCTTCTATGTGGGTGTGGTGGCCTATTTCCTCCTGATCTTTATCCTGTGCCTGCTGGCCTTCATCGTTGTTATGGGACAGCTTTCACGTATCAAGAAGCAGAACCCCCACAACCAGTCTCCCAAAAGAAGTGTTATGACTGATCTGCGCAGTGTCACCGGCCTCGTCATCATCCTCGGCCTTACCTGGGGGTTTGCTCTGTTTGCATGGGGACCCCTCTACTTACCCtttgtttaccttttttctATATTCAACTCTCTGCAAG gtttctttgtctttgttttccaCTGCGCCATAAAAGAGAATGTCCGCAGGCAGTGGAGAACTTACCTTTGCTGTGGAAAACTGCGACTGGCTGAGAACTCAG ATTGGAGTCGAACATTCACACAAAACAAGAAGAATATCTCTCGCTCCAGTGCAATCACCTTGGATCCAAAGTTCACTTCTCGAAGCTCCTCTGTTGTCAGTTATGGCACCAATAGCAGTG GCTCTGTGTTCGCGGACAGCGGGATATCTGACAGCTCCAACAATGATGTCGTCCTCAACGAGATTCACAGAGGAAATCCGAAACAAGGCAAAACTACCAAATGA